The following proteins come from a genomic window of Clostridium cylindrosporum DSM 605:
- a CDS encoding site-2 protease family protein, which produces MNIDIAQFIITGIVVIIALTFHEYAHGLASYSQGDNTAKLDGRLTLNPLSHLDLFGLIALFLVKFGWAKPVPINPYYYKNKRRGIIITSFAGPFANLLLAFFSLFTFFFIAKNYSEPSDGLTMFFYSMVHINVNLAVFNLIPIPPLDGSKIFAEAFGGKVAEFIYKVDGKGMLILFLLLMIPFTRSILLFLSSSVIDFMYIIIDLVL; this is translated from the coding sequence ACCGGGATAGTTGTAATAATAGCATTAACTTTTCATGAGTATGCCCATGGACTTGCGTCATATTCCCAGGGGGATAATACAGCTAAGTTAGATGGTAGATTAACTCTTAATCCCTTATCACACTTAGATTTATTTGGACTTATAGCTCTCTTTTTAGTTAAGTTTGGATGGGCCAAGCCTGTGCCTATAAATCCTTACTATTATAAAAATAAAAGAAGAGGAATAATAATAACATCATTTGCAGGACCATTTGCAAATTTATTACTTGCCTTTTTTTCATTATTTACCTTTTTCTTCATAGCTAAAAACTACAGCGAACCAAGTGACGGTCTTACAATGTTTTTTTATAGTATGGTACATATAAATGTAAACTTAGCAGTATTTAACTTAATACCTATACCACCCCTAGATGGTTCTAAGATATTTGCTGAAGCCTTTGGTGGGAAAGTTGCTGAGTTCATATATAAGGTTGATGGTAAAGGAATGCTAATTTTATTTTTGCTACTAATGATTCCTTTTACGAGAAGTATATTGTTATTTCTAAGTTCAAGTGTGATAGATTTTATGTATATCATAATAGATCTTGTATTGTAG
- a CDS encoding segregation/condensation protein A, which produces MSINIKIDAFEGPLDLLLHLIKKSEVDIYDIPIARITDQYIAYLKEMEELDLDIASEFLVMAATLVEIKSKMLLPKKKKEDDFDEEDPRLELVEKLIEYKKYKEFAGNLKEIEENTLIYFKGPEIIDDIENKDVFFKNITVENLMIAFRKIMDNYENRHRSEKRVYENISSDEFKIEDKMEFIKYTLENNEKVYFDTFFQFAKNKLEIIVIFMAMLELIKLREIRVYQNNNFDNITIERQV; this is translated from the coding sequence ATGTCTATAAATATTAAAATAGATGCATTTGAAGGTCCTTTAGATTTGCTTTTGCACCTTATAAAAAAATCAGAGGTGGATATTTACGATATACCTATAGCTAGAATAACTGATCAGTACATAGCCTATCTTAAGGAGATGGAGGAGCTTGATCTTGATATTGCAAGTGAGTTTTTGGTTATGGCAGCTACTTTAGTTGAGATTAAATCTAAAATGTTGTTACCTAAAAAGAAAAAAGAAGATGATTTTGATGAAGAAGATCCAAGACTTGAACTTGTAGAAAAGCTTATCGAATATAAAAAATACAAGGAATTCGCAGGTAATCTTAAAGAAATAGAAGAAAATACACTAATTTATTTTAAGGGTCCTGAAATAATAGATGATATTGAGAATAAAGATGTTTTCTTTAAAAATATTACAGTAGAAAATCTAATGATAGCATTTAGAAAAATAATGGATAATTATGAAAATAGACATAGAAGTGAAAAAAGGGTTTATGAGAATATATCATCAGATGAATTTAAAATAGAAGACAAAATGGAGTTTATTAAATATACATTAGAAAATAATGAAAAAGTATACTTTGATACATTTTTTCAATTTGCTAAAAATAAGCTTGAAATAATAGTAATATTTATGGCTATGCTAGAGTTAATTAAACTAAGAGAAATAAGAGTTTATCAAAATAATAATTTTGATAATATTACAATAGAAAGGCAGGTTTAA
- the scpB gene encoding SMC-Scp complex subunit ScpB: protein MENFLEGLGILEEEEMRNKGIIESLLFTFGEPLSYKNIGEILELDVRKVKKIISNMKREYEVPTRGLTIKEFNGKVQLSTKPEYGSYIKRLIKSDSRQNLSQAALETLALVAYKQPITKSEIDDIRGVRSDRAVTTLLERGLIKEAGRLEATGRPILYTTTDDFLKYFGFKSINELPELIEFNMDFVEE, encoded by the coding sequence ATGGAAAATTTCTTAGAAGGCCTTGGAATACTAGAAGAAGAGGAAATGAGAAATAAAGGGATTATTGAGTCTCTTTTATTTACATTTGGTGAACCTCTATCATATAAAAATATAGGGGAGATTCTAGAACTAGATGTAAGAAAGGTAAAGAAAATAATTTCTAATATGAAAAGAGAATATGAAGTTCCTACAAGGGGGCTTACTATTAAAGAATTTAATGGTAAAGTGCAATTATCAACAAAACCTGAATATGGGTCATATATAAAGAGATTAATAAAATCTGATTCAAGACAAAATCTTTCTCAGGCTGCACTTGAAACATTAGCACTAGTTGCATATAAGCAGCCTATCACTAAAAGTGAGATAGATGATATAAGAGGAGTAAGAAGTGATAGAGCTGTTACAACTCTTCTTGAAAGAGGATTAATTAAAGAAGCTGGAAGGCTTGAAGCCACAGGAAGACCAATACTTTATACTACGACAGATGATTTTCTAAAGTATTTTGGATTCAAAAGTATTAATGAACTTCCAGAACTTATTGAATTTAATATGGATTTTGTGGAAGAATAA
- a CDS encoding DUF2953 domain-containing protein, with protein MVIIILILILGMLFIPFKLKVILHNNKIKVYLIILNFIKFKVFERNKLVSFEEDYVKKLKSHKFYKIVENDFRKEKSYFKNMKFLKLVKKIAKKLEISINICFKFGFERRDITAILYGFLCALLPVLKGFLCRVNSNFNLEFKLYPNFNIASIDFKVISTFKTTLFKMILIIFIVFQEILLIKKNKI; from the coding sequence TTGGTGATAATTATTCTTATATTGATATTAGGAATGTTATTCATTCCTTTTAAGTTAAAGGTCATATTACATAATAATAAAATTAAAGTTTATTTAATAATCTTGAATTTTATAAAATTTAAAGTTTTTGAAAGAAATAAATTAGTAAGCTTTGAAGAAGACTATGTTAAGAAGTTAAAATCACATAAGTTCTATAAAATAGTTGAAAATGATTTTAGAAAAGAAAAAAGCTATTTTAAAAATATGAAATTTTTAAAACTAGTAAAGAAAATAGCTAAAAAATTAGAAATTTCAATAAATATTTGCTTTAAATTTGGATTTGAAAGAAGAGATATTACAGCTATACTTTATGGATTTTTATGTGCATTGTTACCTGTTTTAAAGGGCTTTTTGTGTAGAGTGAACTCTAATTTTAATCTAGAATTTAAGCTTTATCCTAATTTTAATATTGCCTCAATTGACTTTAAGGTAATAAGTACCTTTAAAACCACTTTATTTAAAATGATTTTAATAATATTTATTGTATTTCAGGAAATCCTATTAATAAAGAAAAATAAAATATAA
- the ytfJ gene encoding GerW family sporulation protein, protein MSENTLQGLMKTTMDNLKEMIDVNTIVGDPVETVDGTIIIPVSRVTVGFGSGGTEMCEGSNSSKESGSCGSYPFGGGSGAGMAVTPVSFLVVTREQVRLLPVGQMNTLERLIDNIPDVLEKIVDSFKKDKHFKDSKPDFTVNPT, encoded by the coding sequence ATGTCAGAAAATACATTACAAGGTCTAATGAAAACAACAATGGATAACTTAAAGGAAATGATAGATGTTAATACAATTGTAGGTGACCCTGTTGAGACTGTTGATGGTACAATTATAATTCCTGTGTCTAGAGTAACAGTTGGTTTTGGTTCAGGAGGAACAGAAATGTGTGAAGGATCAAATTCATCCAAAGAATCAGGTTCTTGTGGATCTTATCCATTTGGTGGAGGAAGTGGAGCTGGTATGGCTGTAACTCCTGTATCTTTCCTTGTAGTTACAAGAGAGCAAGTTAGATTACTTCCAGTAGGTCAAATGAATACATTAGAAAGACTTATAGATAATATACCAGATGTTTTAGAAAAAATTGTTGATTCATTTAAAAAAGATAAGCACTTTAAAGATTCTAAACCAGATTTTACTGTAAACCCAACTTAA
- a CDS encoding D-alanyl-D-alanine carboxypeptidase family protein: MKLKFQVLSMVIIMFIALSSIVTAKEKKIQAPKLNSHAAVVIDQNSGRILYGKNDNKILAMASTTKIITAIVAIENGKLTDQVTVSKKAASINGSSAGLKEGEKVSLEELIYGLMMKSGNDAAIAIAEHIGDGKVENFIKLMNHKALELGLYNTHFVTPHGLDADTHHTTARDLAKATAYALKNKVFQKVSACKEISSGESGAFNKSYNNINKFLFRLPDADGVKTGYTGNAGKCLVASVTHQYGRYIAVTLNSGDRWKDCENLVNYAKENFSHIKIETDSLNILKSRVLGGEEKYLQSTIDKEIYLPVLKGEENNIKTEVQIPSVINSPVYKNDHIGNLLIYVNDKLETTFPFISNKNIENKIYNKAM; encoded by the coding sequence ATGAAATTAAAATTTCAAGTATTATCTATGGTAATAATAATGTTTATTGCCTTATCTTCAATAGTAACTGCTAAAGAAAAAAAAATTCAAGCACCTAAGTTAAATTCACATGCAGCAGTGGTAATAGACCAAAATTCAGGAAGAATTTTATATGGTAAAAATGATAATAAAATTTTGGCTATGGCTAGCACAACCAAAATAATAACAGCAATCGTTGCTATAGAAAATGGAAAACTTACAGATCAAGTTACAGTGTCTAAGAAAGCAGCGTCTATTAATGGTTCATCTGCAGGGCTTAAAGAAGGAGAGAAAGTTAGTCTTGAAGAACTTATTTATGGTCTTATGATGAAATCAGGTAACGATGCTGCTATAGCTATAGCAGAACATATAGGTGATGGAAAAGTTGAAAATTTCATAAAGCTTATGAATCATAAGGCTTTAGAGTTAGGACTTTATAATACTCACTTTGTTACTCCTCATGGCCTTGATGCTGATACTCATCACACTACTGCGAGGGATCTTGCAAAAGCTACTGCATACGCACTAAAAAATAAGGTGTTCCAAAAAGTATCTGCATGTAAAGAAATTTCATCGGGAGAAAGTGGAGCATTTAATAAATCCTATAATAATATAAATAAGTTTTTATTTAGACTTCCTGATGCAGACGGTGTTAAAACTGGATATACTGGTAATGCAGGTAAATGCTTAGTTGCATCAGTTACCCATCAGTATGGAAGGTATATTGCTGTTACACTTAATAGTGGAGATAGATGGAAGGACTGTGAGAACCTAGTTAACTATGCTAAAGAAAATTTCTCACATATAAAAATAGAAACAGATTCCCTCAATATCTTAAAAAGTAGAGTTCTTGGGGGAGAAGAAAAGTATCTTCAAAGTACAATAGATAAAGAAATATATCTACCTGTTCTTAAAGGTGAAGAAAATAATATAAAAACAGAAGTTCAAATACCTTCAGTTATTAATTCTCCTGTATATAAAAATGATCATATAGGAAACTTGCTTATTTATGTTAATGATAAATTAGAAACTACATTTCCCTTTATAAGTAATAAGAATATCGAAAATAAAATTTATAATAAAGCAATGTAA
- a CDS encoding sulfide/dihydroorotate dehydrogenase-like FAD/NAD-binding protein, with translation MLKYVDCIDSGTEFCPCSLAERGECIICSQLRDKRFCDCLNWKGTCIYQNYIWNMERAKKAREYMEFSVLEKKFIREDIFILKVQVDSYLARELNEFGAYVFMKRPGDGDAYNTPISILDSNINDNVITTVIKVDGVKTKALKIVEDKILIKGPHYNGIQGVKNLKELENGSCLILGRGVGTAPTVLATKKMLYKNNSIYALLDKGRSDKNFSGTYFEELGCKDVEDVNFLDENGELLDDIKIKIKYILEKMNIDVVFSAGSDNFHEKILTYVYGLNKNIKFATINNTTICCGEGICGSCHIKSKKGEVIKACKQQYNPAEIFVKER, from the coding sequence ATGTTAAAGTATGTTGATTGTATAGATTCAGGAACGGAATTTTGCCCATGTTCTTTAGCTGAGAGAGGAGAATGTATAATATGTTCTCAGTTAAGAGATAAAAGGTTTTGTGATTGCTTAAATTGGAAGGGTACATGTATATACCAAAATTATATATGGAACATGGAAAGAGCTAAAAAAGCTAGGGAGTACATGGAGTTTTCAGTTCTAGAAAAAAAGTTTATAAGAGAAGATATTTTTATTTTAAAAGTTCAAGTTGATAGCTACTTAGCAAGAGAATTAAATGAATTTGGGGCATATGTATTTATGAAAAGACCAGGAGACGGTGATGCATATAATACTCCAATTTCTATATTAGATAGTAATATTAATGATAATGTAATAACTACTGTAATCAAGGTAGATGGTGTAAAAACAAAGGCATTAAAAATAGTTGAGGATAAAATATTAATAAAGGGTCCACATTATAATGGGATTCAAGGAGTTAAGAATCTTAAAGAATTGGAAAATGGCTCTTGTCTAATACTAGGTAGGGGAGTTGGTACCGCTCCTACAGTACTTGCTACAAAAAAGATGCTTTATAAGAATAATAGCATTTATGCCCTTTTAGATAAAGGAAGAAGTGATAAAAACTTTTCAGGTACCTACTTTGAAGAGTTAGGATGTAAGGATGTTGAAGATGTTAACTTTTTAGATGAAAATGGGGAGCTACTAGATGATATAAAAATAAAGATTAAATATATATTAGAAAAAATGAATATAGATGTTGTGTTTAGTGCAGGAAGTGATAATTTCCATGAAAAAATATTAACTTATGTTTACGGTTTAAATAAGAATATTAAGTTTGCTACCATAAACAATACTACAATATGTTGTGGAGAAGGCATATGTGGAAGTTGCCATATAAAAAGCAAAAAAGGTGAAGTTATCAAGGCATGTAAACAGCAATATAATCCAGCAGAAATATTTGTAAAGGAGAGGTAG
- a CDS encoding FAD-dependent oxidoreductase: MKVIVIGGGWSGCAAALQAKKSGADVVLIEKTDLLLGLGNVGGIIRNNGRYTATEEMIGLGAGELFHVMDNCARHKDIEFPGHKHATLYDVCRVEPEVRKYLLDAGIEILFQSRVSEVEMDDKSIKGIYLHDGTFVDGDVFVETTGSTGPMGNCVRYGNGCSMCILRCPSFGPRISISKRAGVEDILGMRGDDSYGAMSGSCKLNKDSLSNDIRKKLDETGVVVIKVPEEDINLSKLSMKVCQQYALKEFAENIIILDTGHAKLMTSYYPIEKLRKIDGLENARYEDPYSGGIANSIRYLSMAPRDNTMKVRGIKNLFVGGEKAGLFVGHTEAIVTGTLAGYNAVRNGIGLNGVSLPRELSVGDIIAFENESKETIDGVRKRYTFAGSDYFKRMKENKLYTTNIQEVEERISSLMLKNMFKNKLV; this comes from the coding sequence ATGAAGGTTATAGTTATTGGTGGCGGATGGTCAGGTTGTGCCGCAGCTTTACAGGCTAAAAAAAGTGGTGCAGATGTTGTTTTAATTGAAAAAACAGACTTGCTTTTAGGACTTGGTAATGTTGGTGGGATAATTAGAAATAATGGTAGATATACAGCTACTGAAGAAATGATAGGTTTAGGTGCTGGTGAACTGTTCCATGTAATGGATAATTGTGCAAGGCACAAGGATATTGAGTTTCCAGGGCATAAACATGCAACCTTATATGATGTATGTAGGGTTGAACCAGAGGTTAGGAAATATTTGTTAGATGCAGGAATTGAAATTCTATTTCAAAGTAGAGTAAGTGAAGTAGAGATGGATGATAAGAGTATAAAGGGGATATATCTTCATGATGGTACTTTCGTTGATGGAGATGTGTTTGTTGAAACAACAGGATCAACAGGTCCTATGGGGAATTGTGTAAGGTATGGTAATGGATGCTCTATGTGCATACTACGTTGTCCATCATTTGGACCGAGAATAAGTATCAGTAAAAGGGCAGGAGTTGAGGATATATTAGGCATGAGAGGAGATGACAGCTATGGAGCTATGAGTGGTTCTTGTAAGTTAAATAAGGATTCTTTATCAAATGATATTAGAAAAAAGCTTGATGAAACAGGTGTAGTAGTAATAAAGGTTCCAGAAGAGGACATTAATCTTTCGAAGCTTAGTATGAAAGTTTGCCAGCAATATGCTTTAAAGGAATTTGCAGAGAATATAATAATTTTAGATACTGGACATGCTAAGCTTATGACTAGTTATTATCCAATAGAAAAGCTTAGAAAAATAGATGGCCTTGAAAATGCAAGATATGAAGATCCTTACTCAGGAGGAATTGCAAACTCTATAAGATATTTATCAATGGCACCAAGGGATAATACTATGAAAGTTAGAGGAATAAAAAACCTATTTGTAGGCGGAGAAAAAGCAGGTCTTTTTGTAGGACACACAGAGGCTATTGTTACAGGTACGCTTGCAGGGTACAATGCTGTGAGAAATGGAATAGGACTTAATGGAGTTTCTCTTCCAAGAGAACTTTCCGTTGGAGATATTATAGCATTTGAAAATGAAAGTAAGGAAACAATAGATGGAGTTAGAAAAAGATATACATTTGCAGGATCAGATTATTTTAAAAGAATGAAAGAGAATAAGCTATATACAACTAATATTCAGGAAGTTGAGGAAAGAATATCATCACTAATGTTAAAAAATATGTTTAAAAATAAGTTAGTGTAA
- a CDS encoding DUF4176 domain-containing protein, whose translation MEKELPIGSIVLLNNNKRVMICGKEGKERGGCRIYDYIGCDYPQGYLTDDRATLFNYKDIKSIISIGAKRKKG comes from the coding sequence ATGGAAAAAGAACTACCTATTGGCTCTATAGTATTACTTAATAATAATAAAAGAGTTATGATTTGTGGGAAAGAAGGCAAGGAAAGAGGTGGATGTAGAATATATGACTATATAGGCTGTGATTATCCACAAGGTTATCTAACAGATGATAGGGCAACACTTTTCAATTATAAAGATATTAAAAGTATAATATCCATAGGGGCGAAAAGGAAAAAGGGTTAA
- a CDS encoding xanthine phosphoribosyltransferase, protein MELLKKRILTDGTISEGNILRVDSFLNHQIDVKLLNEIGKELQRRFQNETITKILTIEVSGIAIASIAAQYFDVPVVFAKKHQGINSDPDSYESHVFSYTKKQPYSIKVSKKFLSKDDKILIIDDFLASGSAVSGLLDILEQSEATVSGVGIIIEKNFQEGRQLLESKNIHLESLAIIDSISDGTVNFA, encoded by the coding sequence ATGGAGCTATTAAAAAAGCGCATACTGACTGATGGAACAATATCTGAAGGCAATATACTTAGAGTAGATAGCTTTCTAAACCATCAAATAGACGTAAAATTATTAAACGAAATTGGTAAAGAACTACAAAGACGTTTTCAAAACGAAACTATAACAAAAATTCTAACTATTGAAGTTTCCGGTATTGCAATTGCATCAATAGCTGCACAATATTTTGATGTTCCTGTGGTTTTCGCTAAAAAACATCAAGGTATTAACTCCGATCCTGATAGTTATGAATCACATGTATTTTCTTATACTAAAAAACAACCTTATTCTATTAAGGTATCTAAGAAGTTCTTATCTAAGGATGATAAAATACTTATTATTGATGACTTTCTAGCAAGTGGAAGTGCAGTTTCAGGTCTTTTAGATATATTAGAACAGTCTGAAGCTACAGTATCTGGTGTAGGAATTATCATTGAGAAAAACTTCCAAGAGGGTAGACAACTTCTTGAAAGTAAGAACATTCACTTAGAGTCACTAGCTATTATTGATTCTATTAGTGATGGGACAGTAAATTTCGCCTAA
- a CDS encoding pseudouridine synthase: MKERLQKFLAKSGVCSRRKAEEFIFNKRVKVNGDIVENIVLVDPDLDIIEVDGKRVCYEEKKVYIILNKPVGIITSSKDQFDRKTVVDIVNVEERVFSVGRLDYDTSGLLILTNDGDLSYKMTHPSHEVNKTYIALVEGIPSEEELERFRNGLEIEDYITSPASIKIINKVKGKSTLEIVIHEGKNRQVRKMCSAIGHDVITLKREKIGNLSLKGLEIGKWRYLNQDEIDYIKSI, encoded by the coding sequence ATGAAGGAAAGATTACAAAAGTTTCTAGCTAAATCTGGAGTTTGTTCTAGAAGAAAAGCAGAAGAGTTTATTTTTAATAAAAGAGTAAAGGTAAATGGAGATATAGTTGAAAATATAGTTCTTGTTGATCCTGATTTAGATATAATAGAAGTAGATGGCAAAAGAGTTTGTTATGAAGAAAAAAAGGTTTATATAATTCTAAATAAACCTGTAGGTATAATAACATCATCAAAGGATCAGTTTGATAGAAAAACAGTTGTGGATATAGTAAATGTTGAAGAAAGAGTTTTTTCAGTTGGGAGACTTGACTATGATACCTCAGGGCTTTTAATACTTACAAATGATGGAGATTTATCCTACAAAATGACTCATCCATCACATGAAGTTAATAAAACTTATATAGCTCTTGTTGAAGGAATTCCTTCAGAAGAGGAATTAGAAAGGTTTAGAAATGGTCTTGAAATTGAAGATTATATAACTTCCCCTGCAAGTATAAAGATTATAAATAAGGTTAAGGGAAAGTCTACTTTGGAAATTGTAATACATGAAGGTAAGAATAGACAAGTTAGAAAGATGTGTAGTGCAATCGGTCATGATGTAATTACTTTGAAAAGAGAAAAGATAGGAAATCTCAGCCTAAAAGGTCTTGAGATTGGAAAATGGAGATATTTAAATCAAGATGAAATAGACTATATTAAAAGCATTTAA
- the surE gene encoding 5'/3'-nucleotidase SurE translates to MKILITNDDGINAEGIKFLAMELEKEHEIIVIAPDTEKSACSHSITLKNTLYLKEAFIDGISSKCYSLNGTPVDCVKIGIEYIANDIDLVISGINFGSNLGTDVLYSGTVSAAIEAAIQKKPSIAISLRIQDNLNDRFKVAAQYAKDIVNRAILNNLKSDVVLNVNVPDIPKNEIKGIKVCNLGNKIYQGCYKIIKDENGNEGYSTCGYPKDDVTDNTDVYYIGEGFVTLTPLHYDLTNFNIINDVAKWV, encoded by the coding sequence GTGAAAATTCTTATAACAAACGATGACGGTATAAATGCAGAGGGCATTAAATTTCTTGCAATGGAACTTGAAAAAGAACATGAGATAATTGTTATTGCGCCAGATACAGAGAAAAGTGCATGTAGTCATTCAATTACACTAAAAAATACTTTATATCTTAAGGAAGCATTTATAGATGGTATATCTTCTAAGTGCTACAGCCTAAATGGAACTCCTGTTGACTGCGTTAAAATAGGAATAGAATATATTGCAAATGATATAGATTTAGTTATTTCAGGAATAAATTTTGGATCTAATCTTGGAACCGATGTTTTGTATTCAGGAACTGTTTCTGCAGCTATTGAAGCTGCAATTCAGAAAAAACCTTCTATAGCAATTTCTTTAAGAATTCAAGATAATTTAAATGATAGATTTAAAGTAGCTGCACAATATGCTAAAGATATTGTAAATAGGGCTATACTAAACAATCTTAAAAGTGATGTTGTGCTAAATGTAAATGTCCCTGATATACCAAAAAATGAAATAAAAGGAATTAAGGTTTGCAATTTAGGAAACAAAATTTATCAAGGATGTTATAAAATCATAAAAGATGAAAATGGAAATGAAGGGTATAGTACCTGTGGTTATCCGAAGGATGATGTAACGGATAATACAGATGTATACTATATAGGAGAAGGATTTGTTACTTTAACACCACTTCATTATGATTTAACAAACTTTAATATTATTAATGATGTAGCTAAATGGGTTTAA
- a CDS encoding MurR/RpiR family transcriptional regulator: MEQNRQDLMKLIQLKFSRLSKGQKLIAEYILKHYDKAAFMTAAKLGQTVNVSESTVVRFANELGFSGYPKLQKALQEMIKTKLTSVQRIELSSDYMSEENVLKSVLKADMENIRATLEKINDSTFEDVVNSLFRANRIYIVGYRSSQALADFLAFYLGLVLDNVRLISNGVSDVFEQLLRVKENDVVIGIGFPRYSSTTVEALKFARSKNAEVVAITDSLLSPLASSADYTLIAQSNMASFVDSLVAPLSVINALIVAVGIREKQKISETFETLENIWDEYNVYTYKNKSTI; encoded by the coding sequence ATGGAACAAAATAGACAGGATTTAATGAAGCTTATTCAACTTAAATTTTCACGATTAAGTAAAGGACAAAAACTAATAGCAGAATATATATTAAAACACTATGATAAAGCAGCTTTTATGACAGCTGCAAAGCTTGGACAGACTGTAAATGTTAGTGAATCAACAGTTGTAAGGTTTGCTAATGAATTAGGCTTTAGTGGTTATCCAAAACTTCAAAAAGCACTACAAGAAATGATAAAGACAAAGCTTACATCTGTACAAAGAATAGAACTATCAAGTGATTATATGAGTGAAGAAAATGTACTAAAAAGTGTTTTAAAGGCTGATATGGAGAATATAAGGGCTACTCTTGAGAAGATTAATGATTCAACTTTTGAAGATGTAGTTAATTCTTTATTTAGAGCTAATAGAATTTATATAGTAGGGTATAGAAGTTCACAAGCACTTGCAGACTTTTTAGCATTTTATTTGGGTCTTGTTCTCGATAATGTAAGATTAATTTCAAATGGAGTTAGTGATGTGTTTGAGCAGCTTCTAAGAGTAAAAGAGAATGACGTTGTTATAGGAATAGGATTTCCTAGATACTCAAGTACTACTGTTGAAGCTTTGAAATTTGCAAGAAGTAAAAATGCCGAGGTAGTAGCTATTACTGATAGTCTTTTATCTCCACTAGCCTCAAGTGCAGATTATACACTTATAGCTCAAAGTAACATGGCATCATTTGTAGATTCTCTTGTAGCACCTTTAAGTGTTATCAATGCGCTAATTGTAGCAGTAGGAATAAGGGAAAAGCAAAAGATATCAGAAACCTTTGAGACACTAGAAAATATATGGGATGAATACAATGTGTACACATATAAAAATAAAAGTACTATATAA